The following proteins are co-located in the Flammeovirga kamogawensis genome:
- a CDS encoding TonB-dependent receptor, with translation MNKLFISFALILISLTAFAQKGIVKGNVKDADNSEDVIGASVSLQGTTTGASTDIFGNFQFNADPGTYTLVSSFIGYKKTTQEITVIAGKETVVNFTLAADAQELEAVEIVAKANTESAGALMVERQNADVMIQAIGAEEMSVKGISDAEDAVANVTGVTKAERGGLFVRGLGDRYNNATVNGLAVPSTDPNKKVIDLGLFSTDVVRNIDINKTFNPSLYGDFAGATVNIVTKDYPDEGFFTLGLSGAYNSIATGNGFKTFNDGDMEALGFTGNGRALPSEMLNREVPTSYDNSFSPSYKTAGPNMSFSAAGGNYYEFGDESAFGFVASASFDNDYEIREGVKRTYRAEGTTINNYDSKEYIYSTNTTAMANMFYKINNKNNISFNNIFINESANSVLDLQGKHEELGRGEPIFRERNTYTQNTVNIHQLLGDHKFLENDRLKLTWGAGYSKSTSQEPDRRQITYRDLEYTDGEFSGKLFANAPDDSHRFWSDMNENTWSARVGATYGLGNYNEYNDSYRSNISVGYNGSFKDRTFEWWMSTLSIQGTPPRIDIDNPQPDLDQNFADGTLVYKPIVRYDTKFNAVMNVNAFYADYSYELVPEKLKANIGARYEQGYQEVTYKDEGTTDPNAPNNVDVKETNNILPSLSLKYTVNEKSNIRLAVSQTLIRPMMSELIPFRFTFANGQKIVGNPDLENSDVLNFDLKYEIFPNAGELFSVGVFAKQIDNTIELVTKASAITEFTYVNAGTSKVAGVELEISKRMSNIFKAGGSWMERTNVGANLTLLASETDLSGSDGQFTNQQRAMYGASPYMVNANVSHEANIFSDNVTSTFTVTYNTFGDRIVAAGSQGAGDIYERSYGTLNFIWKNKIGEKISLDLSVKNILNPDITLEQEFTNGTSGVVETYKRGLDAKLGFKYSF, from the coding sequence ATGAACAAATTATTTATTTCGTTCGCACTCATCTTAATCTCACTTACAGCCTTTGCTCAGAAAGGTATTGTTAAGGGTAATGTAAAAGACGCTGATAACAGTGAAGATGTTATTGGTGCAAGTGTTTCTTTACAAGGAACAACAACTGGAGCTTCTACTGATATTTTCGGTAACTTCCAGTTCAATGCAGATCCAGGAACTTACACATTAGTTTCATCTTTTATTGGATACAAAAAAACAACACAAGAAATTACAGTTATAGCTGGCAAAGAAACAGTAGTTAATTTTACTTTAGCAGCAGATGCTCAAGAATTAGAAGCTGTAGAAATTGTAGCTAAAGCAAATACAGAATCAGCAGGTGCTTTAATGGTCGAAAGACAAAATGCAGATGTGATGATTCAAGCAATTGGAGCTGAAGAAATGTCAGTTAAAGGTATTTCTGATGCAGAAGACGCAGTTGCTAATGTAACTGGTGTTACAAAAGCAGAAAGAGGTGGTCTTTTTGTAAGAGGTTTAGGTGATAGATATAACAACGCAACCGTAAATGGTTTAGCTGTTCCTTCTACAGATCCTAACAAAAAAGTAATTGATTTAGGTTTATTCTCTACAGATGTAGTAAGAAACATTGATATCAATAAAACATTCAACCCTTCTTTATATGGTGATTTTGCAGGAGCAACTGTAAACATTGTAACTAAAGATTACCCAGATGAAGGTTTCTTTACTCTAGGTTTATCAGGAGCTTATAACTCTATTGCTACAGGAAACGGATTTAAGACGTTTAACGATGGTGATATGGAGGCTTTAGGTTTTACAGGAAATGGAAGAGCATTACCATCAGAAATGTTAAACAGAGAAGTTCCTACTTCTTATGATAACTCATTCTCACCATCATATAAAACTGCAGGTCCTAATATGAGCTTTAGTGCTGCAGGTGGTAACTACTACGAATTTGGAGACGAAAGTGCTTTTGGTTTTGTAGCGTCAGCATCTTTTGATAATGATTATGAAATCAGAGAAGGTGTAAAAAGAACTTACAGAGCAGAAGGAACTACAATTAACAACTACGACTCAAAAGAATATATCTATAGCACTAACACAACAGCTATGGCAAATATGTTCTATAAGATCAATAACAAGAACAACATCTCTTTCAATAATATCTTTATTAACGAATCTGCGAATAGTGTTTTAGACCTTCAAGGTAAGCACGAAGAATTAGGTAGAGGAGAGCCAATCTTTAGAGAAAGAAATACATACACTCAAAATACTGTAAATATCCACCAATTATTAGGTGATCATAAATTCTTAGAGAATGATCGTTTAAAATTAACTTGGGGTGCAGGTTACTCTAAATCAACTAGCCAAGAGCCAGACAGACGTCAGATTACTTACAGAGATTTAGAATACACAGATGGTGAGTTTTCAGGTAAACTTTTTGCTAACGCACCAGATGATTCTCATAGATTCTGGAGTGATATGAACGAAAATACTTGGTCTGCAAGAGTTGGTGCAACATATGGTTTAGGTAACTATAATGAGTATAATGACTCTTACAGAAGTAATATCTCGGTAGGTTACAATGGATCTTTTAAAGACAGAACTTTTGAATGGTGGATGTCTACATTAAGTATTCAAGGTACTCCTCCAAGAATTGATATTGATAATCCTCAGCCAGATTTAGATCAAAACTTTGCAGACGGTACATTAGTTTATAAGCCAATTGTACGTTACGATACTAAATTTAATGCAGTGATGAATGTAAATGCATTCTATGCAGATTATAGCTACGAATTAGTACCTGAGAAATTAAAAGCAAACATTGGAGCAAGATATGAGCAAGGTTACCAAGAAGTAACTTATAAAGATGAAGGAACAACAGATCCTAACGCTCCAAACAATGTAGATGTTAAAGAAACAAACAACATCTTACCATCATTAAGCTTAAAGTATACAGTAAATGAAAAATCTAATATCCGTTTAGCTGTATCACAAACGTTAATTCGCCCAATGATGTCTGAGTTAATTCCTTTCCGTTTCACATTCGCAAATGGTCAGAAAATAGTGGGTAACCCAGATCTAGAAAATTCAGATGTTTTAAACTTTGACCTTAAATATGAGATCTTCCCTAACGCAGGAGAGTTATTCTCAGTAGGTGTATTTGCTAAGCAAATTGATAACACTATTGAATTAGTAACTAAAGCATCTGCAATTACAGAATTTACTTATGTAAACGCAGGTACTTCTAAAGTAGCTGGTGTAGAGTTAGAAATTAGTAAAAGAATGTCTAACATCTTTAAGGCAGGTGGTTCTTGGATGGAAAGAACAAATGTTGGAGCAAACTTAACATTACTAGCTTCTGAAACAGATTTAAGTGGTTCAGACGGTCAGTTTACTAACCAACAAAGAGCAATGTATGGAGCGTCTCCTTATATGGTAAACGCAAATGTTTCTCATGAAGCAAATATTTTCAGTGATAATGTTACTTCAACATTTACTGTTACATATAACACATTCGGCGATCGTATTGTAGCTGCAGGTTCTCAAGGAGCTGGTGATATCTACGAAAGATCATACGGAACATTAAACTTTATCTGGAAAAACAAGATTGGTGAAAAAATCAGTTTAGACTTATCAGTGAAGAACATCTTAAATCCTGATATTACTCTTGAACAAGAGTTTACAAACGGAACTTCTGGTGTTGTTGAAACTTATAAGAGAGGACTTGATGCTAAGCTTGGATTCAAGTACAGTTTCTAA
- a CDS encoding peptidylprolyl isomerase → MLRDYKLKILLLFLGCITFSCSDNKSSNFQKKEFDNKKKVVRKIPKLDDTNALKELEWYGPENPETIVIIETKFGNIKMKLFNATSKHRASFIMLAKRGYFTDAQFYRVVKDFIAQGGDSDDPDFRKKKRAIGKYHIPNEIDPRRFYHKRGALSAARAYKNNPTRQSTPFDFFIVQGREVTEGDLLQSEDENGLKYTDEQKNTYRKIGGDPHLDGQHTVFGEVIEGMDVVDKICDLETDEGDWPLEAIYIKVKVIE, encoded by the coding sequence ATGTTAAGAGATTATAAACTGAAAATATTACTACTTTTTCTTGGATGTATCACTTTTAGCTGTTCTGATAACAAAAGCAGCAATTTTCAAAAAAAAGAATTTGATAATAAGAAAAAGGTTGTTCGTAAGATTCCTAAGCTAGATGACACGAATGCATTAAAGGAGTTAGAATGGTATGGTCCAGAAAACCCAGAAACTATAGTTATTATAGAAACAAAGTTTGGGAACATTAAAATGAAACTCTTTAATGCAACAAGTAAACACAGAGCTAGCTTTATTATGTTGGCCAAAAGAGGTTATTTTACAGATGCTCAATTTTATAGAGTTGTTAAAGATTTTATTGCTCAAGGTGGAGATTCTGACGACCCTGATTTTAGAAAGAAAAAACGAGCAATTGGCAAATATCATATTCCTAATGAAATTGATCCAAGACGTTTTTACCATAAAAGAGGAGCGCTATCTGCAGCACGTGCCTACAAAAACAATCCTACAAGACAATCTACTCCTTTTGATTTCTTTATTGTACAAGGCAGAGAGGTTACAGAAGGTGACCTTCTTCAATCTGAAGATGAGAATGGTTTAAAGTATACCGACGAACAAAAAAATACTTACCGTAAAATTGGAGGTGACCCACACCTAGATGGACAACATACTGTTTTTGGTGAAGTAATAGAAGGAATGGATGTTGTTGATAAAATATGTGACTTAGAAACAGATGAAGGGGATTGGCCTTTAGAAGCTATTTATATTAAAGTAAAAGTAATTGAATAA
- the fabG gene encoding 3-oxoacyl-[acyl-carrier-protein] reductase codes for MKLLEGKNVLITGASKGIGRSIAIRCAEHGANIGFTYLSSVEKGEALVAELEALGIKAKGYRSDASKMEAAEKLVKDFTTDFGALDALINNAGITRDTLLMRMTEDQFNEVIRVNLNSVFNMTKAATKTFLKQRSGSIINMSSVVGVYGNAGQANYAASKAGIIGFTQSVAKELAPRNIRCNAVAPGFIETEMTATLDQKVKDVWLADIPMKRGGKPEEVADLCVFLASDMSTYITRQTIQLTGAMKS; via the coding sequence ATGAAACTGCTAGAAGGCAAAAACGTTTTGATTACAGGTGCGTCTAAAGGTATTGGGCGTTCAATCGCAATTCGTTGCGCGGAACATGGCGCAAATATAGGTTTTACATACCTTTCAAGCGTTGAAAAAGGAGAAGCATTAGTTGCTGAACTTGAAGCGCTTGGTATTAAAGCTAAGGGTTACCGCTCTGATGCTTCTAAGATGGAAGCTGCTGAGAAATTAGTTAAAGATTTCACAACAGATTTCGGTGCTTTAGATGCTCTAATCAACAACGCTGGTATCACTAGAGATACTCTTTTAATGCGTATGACTGAAGATCAGTTTAATGAAGTAATTAGAGTAAACTTAAACTCTGTTTTCAATATGACTAAAGCTGCTACTAAAACTTTCTTAAAGCAACGTAGCGGTTCTATCATTAATATGAGTTCTGTTGTTGGTGTATATGGTAATGCTGGACAAGCAAACTATGCTGCATCAAAAGCAGGTATTATTGGTTTTACACAATCTGTAGCTAAAGAATTAGCTCCTCGTAACATTCGTTGTAATGCTGTTGCTCCTGGTTTCATTGAAACTGAAATGACAGCTACTTTAGATCAAAAAGTAAAAGACGTATGGTTGGCAGACATTCCTATGAAGAGAGGTGGTAAGCCAGAGGAAGTAGCAGACCTTTGTGTATTCTTAGCTTCTGATATGTCTACATATATCACTAGACAAACTATTCAGTTGACTGGAGCAATGAAGTCATAG
- a CDS encoding multidrug transporter, whose translation MKKQFRQVAFAALIGLFTFSCDSDSVTGPIDDIIGDTPGDSTGTDNDRLQDKATAASKIVANGAGTGAGTLPSWAKGLDYAGTSVSGAFGLTLTSGELTDSQLSWSGNVSISGAVKVPAGKTLTIAAGTVIEAQSADSYVMVVQDAKIDAQGTADNMIVFTAKDKTPGAWGGLLVNGRAPINNGDSNGEASPEVDSSVKYGGSNVTDDSGVLSYVRVEFSGYKYGDESEHNGFTFSAVGSGTELSYLQAFKGTDDGLEWFGGTVNGENLVSVGCEDDSFDWAHGYVGSLTNLWVIHDNSRSFDKAFEIDNNSKNNSAEPYTNAKVTNVTVEGVLGETTAFRVREGAKGSFLNVKVTSAKKGFDIHNNVTINNVLDNGLTVSAYTAEEVDTEVVYVDDCESCE comes from the coding sequence ATGAAAAAGCAATTTAGACAAGTAGCATTCGCAGCATTAATCGGATTATTTACATTTTCATGCGATTCTGACAGTGTTACAGGTCCAATAGACGATATAATTGGTGATACTCCAGGCGATTCTACTGGTACTGATAACGATAGATTACAAGATAAAGCAACTGCAGCAAGTAAAATTGTAGCAAATGGAGCAGGTACTGGTGCAGGTACTTTACCATCTTGGGCTAAAGGTTTAGATTATGCAGGTACTTCTGTATCAGGAGCGTTTGGTTTAACTCTTACATCAGGAGAACTTACAGATAGTCAATTATCATGGTCAGGTAACGTTTCAATTTCAGGTGCTGTTAAGGTACCAGCAGGAAAAACGTTAACTATTGCAGCAGGTACAGTAATTGAAGCTCAATCTGCAGATTCTTATGTAATGGTAGTGCAAGATGCTAAAATTGATGCTCAAGGAACAGCAGACAATATGATTGTTTTTACTGCTAAAGATAAAACTCCAGGTGCTTGGGGTGGTTTATTAGTTAATGGTCGTGCACCAATTAACAATGGTGATTCTAATGGAGAAGCTTCTCCAGAAGTTGATTCAAGTGTAAAATATGGAGGAAGTAACGTTACTGATGATTCAGGAGTATTATCTTATGTACGAGTAGAATTCTCTGGTTACAAATATGGAGATGAGTCTGAGCACAATGGTTTCACATTCTCTGCAGTAGGTTCAGGAACTGAGTTATCTTACTTACAAGCATTTAAAGGTACAGATGATGGCCTTGAGTGGTTTGGTGGTACTGTTAACGGTGAAAACTTAGTATCTGTAGGTTGCGAAGATGATTCTTTTGACTGGGCACACGGTTATGTAGGTTCACTTACTAACTTATGGGTAATCCACGATAACTCAAGATCATTTGATAAAGCTTTCGAAATTGATAACAATAGCAAAAATAACTCAGCAGAGCCTTACACTAATGCTAAGGTAACTAATGTAACAGTAGAAGGTGTTTTAGGTGAAACTACTGCATTTAGAGTTAGAGAAGGAGCTAAAGGTTCTTTCCTTAACGTAAAAGTTACTTCTGCTAAAAAAGGTTTTGATATTCATAATAATGTTACAATCAACAACGTATTAGACAATGGGTTAACAGTTTCTGCTTACACTGCAGAAGAAGTTGATACTGAAGTTGTTTACGTAGATGACTGTGAATCTTGTGAGTAA
- the tsaB gene encoding tRNA (adenosine(37)-N6)-threonylcarbamoyltransferase complex dimerization subunit type 1 TsaB → MILSIDTSTTVCSVALHTLEGQLLSYYEQHIDKSHSEYLAVMIQNITENAGIKMSELSAVAVSEGPGSYTGLRIGASTAKGLCYTLDIPLLGVSTLKSMALQISYTTDTDDIICPMLDARRMEVYTALYTKSMEELLSPQPMIMDENSLSDVKERLVYFGNGAEKCQELLENRPNKLIKNIVPSAQFIGELAVERYKAEDFKDVAYWEPEYLKEFQATTPRKRL, encoded by the coding sequence TTGATTTTAAGTATCGACACCTCTACTACTGTTTGTTCAGTAGCATTACATACATTAGAAGGTCAATTGTTATCCTATTACGAACAACATATTGACAAATCTCATTCCGAATACCTTGCTGTGATGATTCAAAACATTACGGAAAATGCAGGTATTAAAATGTCAGAATTATCTGCAGTAGCTGTTTCCGAAGGCCCTGGTTCTTACACTGGTTTACGTATTGGAGCATCTACAGCAAAAGGTTTATGTTATACATTAGACATACCCTTACTTGGCGTGAGTACATTAAAGTCTATGGCACTTCAGATTTCTTATACAACAGATACTGATGATATCATTTGCCCTATGCTTGATGCCCGTAGAATGGAAGTTTACACCGCATTATATACTAAAAGTATGGAAGAGCTACTTTCTCCACAACCTATGATAATGGACGAAAATAGTCTTTCTGATGTAAAAGAACGTTTGGTTTATTTTGGTAACGGTGCAGAGAAATGCCAAGAATTACTTGAAAATAGACCTAATAAATTAATCAAAAACATTGTTCCTTCTGCTCAATTTATAGGTGAGCTTGCTGTAGAACGGTATAAAGCAGAAGATTTTAAAGATGTTGCTTATTGGGAACCAGAATATTTGAAAGAATTCCAAGCAACAACTCCTAGAAAGAGGTTATAA
- the pepT gene encoding peptidase T, translated as MEKLLERFLRYVKIDTESVPGLKQIPSTKKQFDLSNLLVEELKEIGLEEVIIDENCYVMATLPSNVDKEVPTIGFVAHVDTTPDFTGANVKPIVWENYDGKDLVLNKEEDIVLKTDNFPEIKAYKGQTVVTTDGTTLLGADDKAGVAEIMTAMDYLVQHPEIKHGKIRICFTPDEEVGAGADLFDVEKFDAEWAYTMDGGPMGEFEYENFNAAGAVVTFKGQNVHPGTALGKMVNAMNIAAKFATKLPDNETPETTSGYEGFFHLLGMNGSVEETKLEYIIRDHDRDLFEARKDHLKSLVKDFTKEYDKATIELSITDQYYNMKEKVAPNMHIVDLALEAMKELEIKPDVKAIRGGTDGARLSYMGLPCPNIFAGGHNMHSRFEYVPVPTMVEATKMIVKIAELNAK; from the coding sequence ATGGAAAAATTATTAGAAAGATTTTTACGTTATGTAAAAATTGATACAGAATCTGTTCCGGGCTTAAAGCAAATACCTAGTACTAAAAAGCAGTTTGATTTATCAAATTTATTAGTTGAAGAATTAAAAGAAATTGGATTAGAAGAGGTCATTATAGACGAGAATTGCTATGTGATGGCAACATTACCTTCTAATGTAGATAAAGAAGTACCTACTATTGGTTTTGTTGCTCATGTAGACACAACTCCTGATTTTACAGGTGCAAACGTAAAACCAATTGTTTGGGAAAATTACGATGGTAAAGACCTTGTTTTAAATAAGGAAGAGGATATCGTTTTAAAGACAGATAATTTCCCGGAAATTAAAGCATATAAAGGTCAGACTGTTGTTACTACCGACGGTACAACTCTTTTAGGGGCAGATGATAAGGCAGGTGTAGCAGAAATTATGACGGCTATGGATTACCTTGTTCAGCACCCTGAAATTAAGCATGGTAAAATTAGAATTTGTTTTACGCCAGATGAAGAAGTTGGTGCAGGAGCAGACCTTTTTGATGTAGAAAAGTTTGATGCAGAATGGGCTTATACTATGGATGGAGGTCCAATGGGTGAGTTTGAATACGAAAACTTTAATGCTGCAGGTGCAGTTGTTACGTTTAAAGGACAAAATGTTCATCCGGGTACGGCTTTAGGTAAAATGGTCAATGCGATGAATATTGCGGCAAAATTTGCTACAAAATTACCAGATAACGAAACACCAGAAACTACTTCTGGTTATGAAGGTTTTTTCCATCTTTTAGGAATGAATGGTTCTGTTGAAGAAACAAAATTAGAGTACATTATTAGGGATCATGATCGTGATTTATTTGAAGCACGTAAAGATCATTTAAAATCTTTAGTGAAAGACTTTACCAAAGAATACGATAAAGCAACGATAGAACTTTCTATCACAGATCAGTATTACAATATGAAAGAAAAGGTAGCTCCTAATATGCATATTGTAGATTTGGCTTTAGAAGCTATGAAAGAATTAGAAATTAAACCTGATGTAAAGGCTATTCGTGGAGGTACAGATGGTGCTAGATTATCATACATGGGTTTACCTTGTCCAAATATCTTTGCAGGTGGACATAATATGCACTCTCGTTTTGAGTATGTTCCTGTTCCTACAATGGTAGAGGCAACAAAAATGATAGTGAAAATTGCAGAATTAAATGCAAAGTAA
- the priA gene encoding replication restart helicase PriA, whose product MSLFEDQHNFAEVILPVPLPKSFCYSIPLGTDVELAVGHRVLVEFGNRKMYTGIVSEIHQNRPEKYEPKPILEVLEVDPSVTEMQIKLWKWVAEYYMCTIGEVMNIALPSGLKLSSQSYIQLHPNFIIEENLEILNDKEFTLLSTLEKEQTIAYAQVSNIIQLKSPYKTIKDLIAKEAILLIEQIKEKYKPKMEKRLRLTEQYAEHPEALDKLFETLAKKVKQEDALLKYLTLVPVHEDHMSNYHGVSKKEFIKVGKELSASSVGTMTKNKIFEEFERQIPRFELSIADRMQPTPELSAAQKECLQKTITGLNDKGVCLLHGVTGSGKTEVYLKLIKSVIENGSQALFMIPEIALTSQLVRRLKVYFGDVLGIYHSKFSDNERVETWKGVQEGQFQVIIGTRSSLFLPFSDLELIVVDEEHDSSYKANDPAPRYQGRDVALVLAHLHHAKVVLGSATPSLESFYLAVKQKYAYAGLTERYGNAQLPEIKIIDIKAMRKQKKMKDDFSDELLQLVHKTTEEGNQAILFQNRRGYSPYVSCETCSWVPSCPDCAVNLTYHIYRNELRCHYCGHKEHVPKTCVSCGGTSLKTVGLGTQKVEEGLKTFLTDIRVGRLDLDTTRRKHSYEQILTDFEQGHIDVLVGTQMVTKGLDFNNVRVVGILNADSLIFFPDFRAHERAFQLLTQVSGRAGRRGEAGTVILQTTMPKETLFAKVARHDYRNFYRKEIQERQQYHYPPFTRLIKLTIRSEKQELTRDSAEWLGKRLVNWLGAKRILGPQEPVINKIRNYYLSEIMIKLERENFDLKKAKNYIHHAILNLKEEKPFKRVWVSIDVDPN is encoded by the coding sequence ATGTCTCTATTTGAAGATCAACATAATTTTGCAGAAGTAATTTTGCCGGTACCACTACCTAAAAGTTTCTGTTACAGTATTCCTTTAGGTACAGATGTGGAATTAGCTGTTGGCCATAGAGTACTTGTAGAATTTGGTAATAGAAAAATGTATACTGGTATTGTTTCTGAAATTCATCAAAACAGACCTGAAAAATACGAACCTAAACCCATTTTAGAGGTTCTTGAGGTAGATCCTTCTGTAACAGAAATGCAAATTAAGTTATGGAAATGGGTTGCTGAATATTATATGTGTACTATTGGTGAGGTTATGAATATCGCCTTGCCATCTGGCTTAAAATTAAGTAGTCAATCATATATTCAATTACACCCTAATTTTATAATTGAAGAAAATCTAGAAATTTTAAATGATAAGGAGTTTACTTTATTATCTACTTTAGAGAAAGAGCAGACTATTGCTTATGCACAAGTAAGTAACATTATCCAATTAAAAAGTCCTTATAAAACAATTAAAGATTTAATTGCAAAAGAAGCCATACTGCTAATTGAGCAAATTAAAGAAAAATATAAACCTAAGATGGAGAAACGCCTCCGTCTAACCGAACAATATGCTGAACACCCTGAAGCATTAGATAAACTTTTTGAAACACTTGCTAAAAAAGTAAAACAAGAAGATGCCTTATTAAAATACCTCACTTTAGTTCCTGTACATGAGGACCACATGAGTAATTATCATGGTGTTAGTAAAAAAGAATTTATTAAGGTAGGAAAAGAATTATCTGCAAGTTCTGTGGGTACAATGACCAAGAACAAGATATTTGAAGAGTTTGAAAGACAAATCCCTCGTTTCGAATTATCTATTGCAGATAGAATGCAGCCAACTCCAGAATTATCTGCAGCACAAAAGGAATGTCTCCAAAAAACAATTACGGGCTTAAATGATAAAGGCGTCTGCTTATTACATGGCGTAACAGGTAGTGGTAAAACAGAAGTCTATTTAAAATTGATAAAGAGTGTGATCGAAAATGGATCTCAAGCTTTATTTATGATTCCTGAAATTGCCCTTACAAGTCAGTTAGTGCGTAGGTTAAAAGTTTATTTTGGTGATGTATTGGGTATTTATCACTCTAAATTCTCTGATAACGAACGTGTTGAAACATGGAAAGGTGTACAAGAAGGACAGTTTCAAGTAATTATAGGTACTAGATCTTCTCTGTTTTTACCATTTTCTGATTTAGAATTAATAGTAGTAGATGAAGAACACGATAGCTCTTACAAAGCAAATGATCCTGCACCTAGATATCAAGGAAGAGATGTAGCACTCGTTTTGGCTCATTTACACCACGCTAAAGTAGTTTTAGGTTCAGCAACCCCCTCACTAGAATCGTTTTATCTTGCTGTTAAACAGAAATATGCATATGCAGGTTTAACAGAACGCTATGGGAATGCTCAATTGCCAGAAATTAAAATTATTGATATTAAGGCAATGAGAAAACAGAAAAAGATGAAAGATGATTTTTCTGATGAACTTCTTCAATTAGTACACAAAACTACAGAAGAAGGTAACCAAGCCATATTGTTTCAAAATAGAAGAGGTTATTCTCCGTATGTAAGTTGCGAAACATGTAGCTGGGTACCGTCATGTCCAGATTGTGCTGTAAACCTTACTTATCATATTTATAGAAATGAATTACGTTGCCACTATTGTGGGCATAAAGAACATGTACCTAAAACGTGTGTTTCATGCGGTGGTACATCTTTAAAAACTGTGGGTTTAGGAACTCAGAAAGTAGAAGAAGGACTAAAAACATTTCTTACAGATATTCGTGTAGGTAGGCTTGACCTTGACACAACAAGGAGAAAACACAGTTATGAGCAAATCCTTACTGATTTTGAACAAGGACATATAGATGTTCTTGTTGGTACACAAATGGTTACCAAAGGTTTAGATTTTAATAATGTAAGAGTAGTAGGTATTTTAAATGCCGACAGTTTGATTTTCTTTCCAGATTTTAGAGCACACGAAAGAGCTTTCCAATTGCTTACGCAAGTAAGTGGTAGGGCAGGAAGAAGAGGTGAAGCAGGTACGGTTATATTACAAACTACAATGCCTAAAGAAACACTTTTTGCTAAAGTAGCTCGACACGATTACCGTAATTTCTACCGCAAAGAAATACAAGAACGCCAGCAATACCATTACCCTCCTTTTACAAGACTAATCAAATTAACCATTAGAAGTGAAAAGCAAGAACTCACAAGAGATAGTGCCGAATGGTTGGGTAAAAGATTAGTCAATTGGTTAGGAGCAAAGCGCATTTTAGGCCCTCAAGAACCAGTTATCAATAAAATTAGAAACTATTACCTTTCAGAAATCATGATTAAACTCGAAAGAGAAAACTTTGATTTAAAGAAAGCTAAGAACTACATCCATCATGCTATCCTTAATTTAAAAGAAGAAAAACCTTTTAAACGTGTTTGGGTAAGTATTGATGTAGATCCTAACTAA